From Staphylococcus sp. IVB6214:
TCAGTTTCACTGTCAAACTTCGACACATCATCAACAAGAGTTTGTTCCATTCCTTCCAGTGATGCCCGTTCTCTTTCAATAACATCTATGGCAGCCAGTTCAAACGTCAAACGTAACATCATCAAGTCTTTCAGGTTCCCTTGAGACACTTGAAAGCTAAACAGGAAGCCTTCAATAAGCGGACGTATATCTTGTTCTTTAACCAATGTACCACGACCTTGTACACTTTCTGTCACACCTGTATTTTCAAGATAACTCAGCGCCTCCCTAATCACTGAACGACTCACTTGATAATCTTCAGCTAATTGACGTTCTGTCGGCAACTTATCACCTACTTGTAATTGTTCTTTAATAATATGATCCTTTATTTTTTCAACAACCATTTGTTTTAAACTTTGACGTGCCGTCACCTTATCGATAGATTCCACTTTACACATTCCTTTTCCAATCATGTTTATCTTGATGTTTCATTGCCATAGTTAATTTTGCGATTTCCATCTACTGTATTTGACTTTAACTTTTAATACAACGATATCATGACTCATCTAGTTACACACATCATCGTACCAATTGTTTCGGTTTTTGAGAATAGATTTTGTGCGACTCAATTCTAACCGTACTTTTCACAACCTCGTGGTGTCAGTGTTCATAAAGCAGAATTCTCCGTAGAACGTCGCAATTCCACAAAATAAAAAAGCTATTTCGAGAATTGCTTGGGTTCTACTCGAATTCTAAACGCTTTACTCACAACCTCGTGGTGTCAGTGTTCAAAGTACAGAATTTGCGACAGAACTTCACGGCTCTACAAAATCAAAAAGCTATTTTGAGAATTGCTTGGGTTCTGCTCAACCCCTAAGCGCTTCTCTCACAACCTCGTTAGGATATTTTTTTATGTTTTATATTGACCAAATCTTTGATAACGCTTACAATTAAATTATAAATTGGTCAGACCAATATGACAAATAAAAATTTTGGAGGGCTTTTTGTGAATAATGAATTAAAAGGTTTATATGCTGCGCTTCTCGTACCATTTGATGAATCTGGTCAAGTGAAAGAAGCTGGACTCCGCCAAATTGTTAGAAACGCGATTGATGCTCAAAAATTAGATGGTCTATATGTCAACGGAAGTTCAGGAGAGAATTTCTTAATGAATACTGAACAGAAAAAAGAAGTTTTCCGCATTGCTAAAGATGAAGCAAAAGATGCGATTCATCTGATTGCACAAGTTGGTTCTTTAGACTTAAATGAAGCAATTGAACTTGGACAGTACGCAACAGAGTTAGGCTACGATGCACTATCAGCGGTTACACCGTTCTATTATCCATTTACATTTGAAGAAATTCGTGATTACTACTTCAAAATTATCGAAGCAACAAAAAACAATATGATTATTTATTCTATTCCAGGTCTTACTGGTGTGAATATTTCAATTCAACAATTTGAATCATTATTCGAAAATGAATACATTATCGGTGTAAAATACACAGCACCTGACTTCTACTTGTTAGAACGTTTACGTAAAGCGTTCCCTGATAAACTCATCTTCTCAGGATTTGATGAAATGCTTGTACAAGCAGCAATTTCTGGCGTTGATGGGGCGATTGGTTCAACTTATAACATCAATGGTGTTCGTGCTCGTGAAACATTTGAAGCTGCTCAAAATGGTGATGTCGCACGTGCTTATGAATTACAACATGAAACGAATGATATTATCGAATCAGTCATTGCAATGGGACTTTATCCAACACTCAAAGCATTCTTAACTGAAAAAGGTATCGATACAGGACTGCCAAAAGCACCATTCCATCCATTCAATGAAGCACATCGTCCGGTTCTTAAAGATTTGATTACGAAATACAACTTATAATTAGATGGATGATAAATCATTTTCATTGGTTATTCGGAAAGAGATAGCAAATAAGATGCCACATCAATATTTCACGATATTGGCACCCTATCTCTTTCCTTTTTATCACTAATACATGATAACGCTTACAAATGTTCGGCTTATAAATTTGTAACTTCTAAAAGGGGTTTTTACTTTGGAAACAATTGGTTTTGGTTTTTGGAACTGGGTTGCACTCGTTCTCTATTTACTACTCATGCTATGCATCGGAGCGTTCTTTACAAAACGTGCAGGTAAAGATACAGACAGCTTCTTTACCGCTAGTGGTCGATTGCCAGCCTGGGTGGTTGGTTTCTCAATTTATGCTACAACTTTAAGCGCCATCACTTTTATGTCGACGCCAGAAAAATCATTTTTAACAGACTGGTCGTACATTGCGGGTAACGTAGCCATTGTCGCTATTATTCCTTTACTCATTTATTTCTATATTCCATTTTTCAAAAAATTACGTGTTACGTCAGCATATGAATATTTAGAAGCGCGTTTTAATCCTGCAGTTCGTGTTATCGGATCATTACTTTTCGTCTTCTTCCATTTAGGACGAATTGCTATTGTTATTTACTTACCAACACTTGCGATTACTTCCGTGTCTGATATTAATCCATATGTTGTTGCAAGTCTCGTGGGTCTTTTATGTATCATTTATACATTCCTTGGTGGTTTTGAAGGCGTTGTATGGAGTGACTTTATTCAAGGTGTCATCTTACTAGGTGGTGCACTGGTTATTATCATCATGGGGATTGCACATATTGACGGTGGGTTTTCATCTGTCGTAAGTGATGCCGTTGAAAATAAAAAATTATTAAGCATTGATAACTGGAAATTGAATGCGACAGCTGCAGCCATTCCAATCATCTTTTTAGGAAGTGTCTTTAACAACTTACAGCAATACACTGCGAGTCAAGATGTAGTACAACGTTACCAAGCATCTGAATCACTGAAGGAAACGTCTCAGTCAATCTGGACGAACGGTCTTTTAGCCATTATCTCTGCGCCTCTTTTCTACGGTATGGGAACTGTACTATATGTATTCTATGCACAACATCAAACATTACCAGAAGGCTTTAATACATCATCAATCGTGCCGTATTTCATCTTAACTGAAATGCCACCATTCGTTGCTGGTTTATTAATTGCCGCTATTTTCGCAGCCGCGCAATCAACGATTTCTTCAAGTTTGAACTCAATCGCTGCTTGTCTGTCTGTCGATATTAAACAACGTTTCTTCGGAAAGAAAAGCGAAAAAGCAGAAGTACGCTTCGCACGTTTTGCAACAGTTGCAGTCGGTCTGGTTGGTATGCTGATTTCGCTCTATTTAATCGCTGCCGACTCAAATGATATCTGGGACTTATTCCTATTAATCACAGGGCTCTTTGGTGTACCAATTGCGGGTATCTTTGCAGTAGGTATCTTTACAAAACGTACACACGGTGTAGGTGTTATTGTAGGTATCATCGTAGCAGTTATTGCAAGCTACTTCTTACAAGGTATTGGTGGTGCAGGTTCTCCATTCTACGTATCTATCCTTGCCTTTGCAATCGCCTTTATCGTTGCATATGTTGCGAGTCTTATCATCCCACAACCAAAGAAAGATATTGCGGGACTTACTATTTTCGACAAACACGGAGAAGTGACTTATCAATCAAAACAACATTAAATCTAAATACAAAAAAGGGAGTGGGACAGAAATCTTTTTTACTAAAAAAGATTTCATCGTCCCACCCCGGCAAGGGTGACTAGAAGTTTTGCAGTAGCTGATTGATATGTGACTACGTTTACTTAATAAACTTGTCACACATCTAATCATCTTTGCAGGGGCACTACGACAAAATCATTATAAATGTTTATGATTTTTGTAATGCTCCCAAAGTTTGAAATACGCATTTTCACTTCAGACACCTATTGCCATTACACTTATTTCTACATCTTAAAAACAGGAGCTGAGCACTATGTCTCAGTTCCTGTTTTTCTGTTACTTATTCATTAATTGTTCTTTCAAGCCTTTACGCATAATGTCTAAAGTATACGGATCATTGTACCAGTATACATTAGAATCTACTTTGATCACACGATCATTTTTAACAGCTGGTAAGTTTTTCCACATATCTGTTTGTTGGAATTCTGGTTCAGCAGATCCTTTTGCTTGTGCACTCACCACAACATCTCCAGCATATTTCGCAACTTCTTCTTTAGAAATCTCTGTCCAACCATCTTTTTTAGTCGCTTTTTCTAATTCTGTTGGCATATTCAAACCAAATGCTTGATAGACAACTTCACTTCCACGCCCCCAGTTTTTACCGTATGCGTAGATTTTTTTATCAAAATCTTCAAAGATTGAAACTGTTGTATCTTCACCAAGATGTTTTCTAATTTCTTTACCATCTTTTGTCGTTTGTTTCTCCCAATCAGCTTTCCATTCTTTGACTTGATCTTCTTTGCCGACTATTTTACCAAGTAATTCTTGTTGTTCTAAGTAGTTGTATTGAACGTAGTCGATTGCAAGTGTTGGTGCAATCTTTTCTAATTTTTTAACATTCTTGTCTGTATTGTACGTTAAAATTAAGTCTGGTTTCAAAGTCGCTACTTTTTCGACATCTTCAGCACCTAACTTTTCAACATTTTTAAACTGTTTTGCTAATACAGGACTTTGATCAACACTTTCAACAACACCTGCAATATTAGCATCTAAATATTTAAGTCCACCCGCATATGTTGGTGATAATATCACAATGCGTTTTGGATCTTTTGGAATGTCTACTTTTTGTGAACCGTCTGCTGTTTTTAATTCAAGCGATTGCATCTCAGCCTTAGACTCTTTGCTATTATTACTTTGACCACATGCTGCAAGAACAAAAACAACTGCTAATAAAGAAAATAGTAATCTTTTCATCAGTACATCTCCCATAATTTAATTGATAATGATTATCATTGTTATTATATGTTGTTTTATTATTTAAAGCAATCAATTTTTCAAAAAAATAACAGATAGTTAAAATAGTACGAGACTTTTTAACTATCTGCTTCTATAATGAACGGTCTTTCAATCAAAAATGCTTGTGTTACCGACTATCATGACTTTCAGGCAGTGTTCTCACCCATGTAAACAACGCAATCGTTTGTATCGCTAACATGATCACTAAACCGATGCGTACCCAGAAGATATCCACCATCCACATAGAAAAACCTACAACAAGATACACACTCAATAGTAACTGTATCTTTTTTCGCATAGTGTAGCCTCTATATTTGCGGAAGTCTTCCACATACGCTTGATAAAGATGTGTTTTCACTAGCCAATCATGTAGACGATCCGAACTTTTCGCAAAACATATAACAGCGACTAACAAAAAAGGTGTTGTCGGCAATAGAGGTAATACGGCTCCAGCAAATCCAAGTAGGGTGAAAATAACGCCAACCGGTAATAACAATAACCGCATAAAATATTCTCCTTTAATAGAATATCTCTATTATATAGCTCGTAAAAGCAACTTTCAATCTCTGTCAATGATATGCATACATTGTTCATATACAGATCATATCAACATACTACCTATTTTATAGTATCAAAATGACATCATTTACAAATGCTCACGACGCTCTTCTAAGACACCATGTGAAATATTCGTATATGTCATATCCTCCATCGGTGGGTTATGCAATCCTGCACGCATATCACGATAATAACGTTGTAAAGGTCTGTCCATTTCTAAGCTTTTTGCGCCAACAATACGCATTGCTAAGTCTACAACATCTAGACCTTCATTCATCACGATAATTTTAATTGCAGCTGTTTCAGCAGAGATATCATCTACATCACCTAGAGTTTGGTAAGCGCGTGCTGTACTCCATAGCATGTGGCGTGCTGTTAATAACTTCGTTTCCATTTTTCCTAAGTTTTGTTGTACGACTGGAAGGTCACTAATCGTTCCTTCAATACTGTTAGGACTGTGCGTTAAACTAAAGTCAATGGCATAGTCACGTGCTGCTTGTGCAATACCTAAATATGTACTTGGAATATGTAGCATCCAGCCATTTTGAAACTTCGGTTCTTCTCCTTTGATTTCTACTAAATATTTCTCATGTACTTTTACGTCATTCATTACCAAGTCATGGCTTTCTGTTGCTCTCATACCAACAACGTTCCAGTTATCTGCCACTTCTAATCCTTCTGCTTCTTTTGGAATATAGAAGAATCCTACTTTTTCTTTATGTGGAATATACGCTGCAACAATAACATGCGTTAAACCACGACTCATTGACGTAAATGTTTTAACACCATTAAGCGTATACGTATCTCCTTCTAATGTCGCATGTGTGCTCGGTCTACCACCACGTGTTGGGCTACCCGTTTCTGCTTCACTAACAGCACGGTTAATCAATGCACCCGCTTTTACCGCTTCTGCAAACTCATCTAACACATCTTTGTTCCATAATTGTCTTTCAAAAAGTTCTCCAACGAGTCCAACATGCCATCCGATAGACAATGCTGTCGCACCATCGATTGATCCTAATACAGACTGTAAAACGACCATGTCTTCAATTGTTGCGCCAGCACCTCCATATTCTTTTGGCAATGTGAGTTGTGTATATCCTGAATCGACAAGCCATTGAATGTTTTCATACGGAAAGCGGCTTTGTTCATCATTTGATTGTGCATATGACTGAAATTCCTCACGTTGTTGCTCTAACTTCTGAATCCATTCACGTTGTATCTCTGTTTGAACTAAAACTGATCTCATAATTGCATTCACAACCTTCTTATTCTTAGTTATTTACTCAACATTATAATATATTTTACTCGGAATTCCTATACTTCTACAAAATGCTACACGATTGTCACAAATGCACAATAAAAAAGCTGCGGCAAATACATCCACAGAAGTTAAGATTAAAGTGTTTAGAATTTGATCAGAACTCCCATGATTTTGGTTCGCTTCTTTATCAGATTCTCAAAACACAAAGTTATTATGTCTCAACTGCTGTTTATTCACACACAGCTTATACTCATTTTTTCAACGATTATTCACATATATAATTGTTTCATTAAAACAGTTTTTCGATCTTTTCGAACAATAAATCCATTTTTCGATATTGTGCTTTATTGACTTCAACAATAACGGTACGCTCATCTTGTTCATTTCTTTTTTTCGATAAGAAACCTAGTTCTTTTAACTTCTGTAACGCCTTCGTAATGTAATACGGTTTGAATTCAGATGCACGTATTATGTCTTTGACGTTGTATGATTCCTTGCGATTGTCATGAATAAATGTCAAAATAAACAGTTCTTCATACGTTAGATTGAATTGACGTTTAATCGTTGATTGCAAATACTTCGACGTGTAACTAATGACCATAAGATCTTTCATATCTTTCACTGCATACTTTTCCATATTGGTCCCCCCTAATATACCTCTAAGTTAATGATAGATATATTAAATCAAACTACAAACTATATAAACGATTAAGTTTAAATCTTTTGTAACTATATTTTAAATTTTATTCACTTCGTTAGCAATATTTTCTCATTTAGCTTTTCAGTTGTTTTCATCTTAAATTTCACTTCACTTTTATTACATTTAGCGTTATAATTTTCTTTTTTACACTTTATCATTTTAACTATAAATGTCCTTGCGACAAATACAAAGAGGTCAGCCCATTATCGGACTGACCTCTTTGTTGTTTTCTTATTTTTTGGAAAGAAATGTATCTGCTAAACTCATTCCAGCAAGTTTAGCAACGTCAATTGCATGTTGTGCGCCTTCTTTACCGTGTCCTGCTTGTAAGTGTTTAGCAATCGCAACACCCATTACACCTAAAGTAATTATTGAACCTGCTTGTGATAGACGTTTACTGAATAGGCTAAGACCTAATAAACCAGCGGCAGCCGCTTCTGCTGCACCTACTACTTTTACTAATTCAGGTTGTAAGTTAAATTGTTCAAAGGCTTGTTTCATTCCCTCATCACCTTTTAACTTCGGTTGTGCTGCATCGAACATTTCTTTTGCTACTTTTAAGTTTGTTGCATATCTTGTAATCATTCTGTATCTCTCCTTATTTATCTGCAAAATATTCATCAACAATCGATTTGACTTTTTCACCTAATAGACGTATTGAATTCATC
This genomic window contains:
- a CDS encoding GntR family transcriptional regulator, whose amino-acid sequence is MESIDKVTARQSLKQMVVEKIKDHIIKEQLQVGDKLPTERQLAEDYQVSRSVIREALSYLENTGVTESVQGRGTLVKEQDIRPLIEGFLFSFQVSQGNLKDLMMLRLTFELAAIDVIERERASLEGMEQTLVDDVSKFDSETDRAFHAQLLMAVDSELFKQMSAVVHAYFYRTPIETSEAQNLNSMQEHQQIYEALKSQNYDKAKVLLTDHLMKGAEYYDEHRI
- a CDS encoding N-acetylneuraminate lyase, giving the protein MNNELKGLYAALLVPFDESGQVKEAGLRQIVRNAIDAQKLDGLYVNGSSGENFLMNTEQKKEVFRIAKDEAKDAIHLIAQVGSLDLNEAIELGQYATELGYDALSAVTPFYYPFTFEEIRDYYFKIIEATKNNMIIYSIPGLTGVNISIQQFESLFENEYIIGVKYTAPDFYLLERLRKAFPDKLIFSGFDEMLVQAAISGVDGAIGSTYNINGVRARETFEAAQNGDVARAYELQHETNDIIESVIAMGLYPTLKAFLTEKGIDTGLPKAPFHPFNEAHRPVLKDLITKYNL
- a CDS encoding sodium:solute symporter — its product is METIGFGFWNWVALVLYLLLMLCIGAFFTKRAGKDTDSFFTASGRLPAWVVGFSIYATTLSAITFMSTPEKSFLTDWSYIAGNVAIVAIIPLLIYFYIPFFKKLRVTSAYEYLEARFNPAVRVIGSLLFVFFHLGRIAIVIYLPTLAITSVSDINPYVVASLVGLLCIIYTFLGGFEGVVWSDFIQGVILLGGALVIIIMGIAHIDGGFSSVVSDAVENKKLLSIDNWKLNATAAAIPIIFLGSVFNNLQQYTASQDVVQRYQASESLKETSQSIWTNGLLAIISAPLFYGMGTVLYVFYAQHQTLPEGFNTSSIVPYFILTEMPPFVAGLLIAAIFAAAQSTISSSLNSIAACLSVDIKQRFFGKKSEKAEVRFARFATVAVGLVGMLISLYLIAADSNDIWDLFLLITGLFGVPIAGIFAVGIFTKRTHGVGVIVGIIVAVIASYFLQGIGGAGSPFYVSILAFAIAFIVAYVASLIIPQPKKDIAGLTIFDKHGEVTYQSKQH
- a CDS encoding ABC transporter substrate-binding protein, with protein sequence MKRLLFSLLAVVFVLAACGQSNNSKESKAEMQSLELKTADGSQKVDIPKDPKRIVILSPTYAGGLKYLDANIAGVVESVDQSPVLAKQFKNVEKLGAEDVEKVATLKPDLILTYNTDKNVKKLEKIAPTLAIDYVQYNYLEQQELLGKIVGKEDQVKEWKADWEKQTTKDGKEIRKHLGEDTTVSIFEDFDKKIYAYGKNWGRGSEVVYQAFGLNMPTELEKATKKDGWTEISKEEVAKYAGDVVVSAQAKGSAEPEFQQTDMWKNLPAVKNDRVIKVDSNVYWYNDPYTLDIMRKGLKEQLMNK
- a CDS encoding YbaN family protein encodes the protein MRLLLLPVGVIFTLLGFAGAVLPLLPTTPFLLVAVICFAKSSDRLHDWLVKTHLYQAYVEDFRKYRGYTMRKKIQLLLSVYLVVGFSMWMVDIFWVRIGLVIMLAIQTIALFTWVRTLPESHDSR
- a CDS encoding acyl-CoA dehydrogenase family protein, with product MRSVLVQTEIQREWIQKLEQQREEFQSYAQSNDEQSRFPYENIQWLVDSGYTQLTLPKEYGGAGATIEDMVVLQSVLGSIDGATALSIGWHVGLVGELFERQLWNKDVLDEFAEAVKAGALINRAVSEAETGSPTRGGRPSTHATLEGDTYTLNGVKTFTSMSRGLTHVIVAAYIPHKEKVGFFYIPKEAEGLEVADNWNVVGMRATESHDLVMNDVKVHEKYLVEIKGEEPKFQNGWMLHIPSTYLGIAQAARDYAIDFSLTHSPNSIEGTISDLPVVQQNLGKMETKLLTARHMLWSTARAYQTLGDVDDISAETAAIKIIVMNEGLDVVDLAMRIVGAKSLEMDRPLQRYYRDMRAGLHNPPMEDMTYTNISHGVLEERREHL
- a CDS encoding MarR family transcriptional regulator; its protein translation is MEKYAVKDMKDLMVISYTSKYLQSTIKRQFNLTYEELFILTFIHDNRKESYNVKDIIRASEFKPYYITKALQKLKELGFLSKKRNEQDERTVIVEVNKAQYRKMDLLFEKIEKLF
- a CDS encoding DoxX family protein; its protein translation is MITRYATNLKVAKEMFDAAQPKLKGDEGMKQAFEQFNLQPELVKVVGAAEAAAAGLLGLSLFSKRLSQAGSIITLGVMGVAIAKHLQAGHGKEGAQHAIDVAKLAGMSLADTFLSKK